In Massilia antarctica, the following are encoded in one genomic region:
- a CDS encoding efflux RND transporter permease subunit, with protein sequence MNPSAPFIQRPVATSLLMLAIVLAGFVGFKFLPLSALPQVDFPTIQVQTLYPGASPEVMARTVTAPLERRFGQMSGLQRMSSTSASGVSIVTLQFGLGQTLDVAEQEVQAAINAGGSLLPADLPAPPVYAKVNPADAPVLTLAITSDTVPLTEVQNLVNTRLALKISQVSGVGLVTLSGGQRPAVRIQADTGALASHGLGLDTLRSAIAGANANSAKGNFDGPTRSYAINANDQLLTVPDYEKLIVAYRNGAPVRLSEVAKVVDSAENVKLGAWANMKPAIILNVQRQPGANVIATVDAIKARLPELQAGLPGALRLDVLSDRTTGIRASVTHVELELLLAVALVVLVIFAFLHSVRATVIASLAVPISLIGTCGAMYLLGYSLNNLSLMALTIATGFVVDDAIVMIENIARYIEEGETPMAAAVKGAAQIGFTIISLTVSLIAVLIPLLFMGDVVGRLFREFAITLAITILISAVVSLTLVPMMSARWLRSHEEEKPGRVAQRTQLFFERVIVRYDHALTWVLARQGLTLLVALATLALTAMLYVMIPKGLFPTQDTGQLQARVEMRQSISYDRMAELQQAAGKAILADPDVESLSSNVGVDAANNTMLHTGRMLINLKHDKASSQAEIMERLRRRVAEVAGITLYLQPTQDLTIDAESGPTLYRVSLEGADSATVGQWAAALVKHLQQNRQVTNVVTDAGATGVSAFVSIDRDTASRLSVTAAAIDDALYSAYGQRIVSTIFTETNQYRVILEAQRDAQMSIAALGQLPIKTVSGKTTPLSAVANITEQPAPLQITHVAQYPATTIGFDTAPGVSLGQSVEAIRTAALEIKLPASVSMTFLGAAGAYQASLSNQLWLILAAVVCVYIVLGVLYESYIHPLTILSTLPSAGVGALLALMISGQDLGVIGIIGIILLIGIVKKNAIMMIDFAIEAEREQGMAPREAIRQAALLRFRPILMTTLAALFAAVPLMLGWGEGAELRRPLGLAIFGGLIVSQMLTLFTTPVIYLGFDSLARRWPRKDASAVNAGGVAK encoded by the coding sequence ATGAATCCATCCGCCCCGTTTATCCAGCGCCCGGTCGCCACATCGCTGCTGATGCTGGCGATCGTGCTGGCCGGCTTTGTCGGCTTCAAGTTCCTGCCGCTGTCGGCGCTGCCGCAGGTCGATTTCCCGACCATCCAGGTGCAGACCTTGTACCCGGGCGCCAGTCCCGAAGTGATGGCGCGCACCGTCACGGCGCCGCTGGAACGCCGCTTCGGCCAGATGTCCGGCCTGCAGCGCATGAGTTCCACCAGTGCCTCCGGCGTGTCCATCGTCACCCTGCAGTTCGGCCTGGGGCAAACGCTCGACGTGGCCGAGCAGGAAGTGCAGGCGGCGATCAATGCCGGCGGCTCGCTGCTGCCGGCCGACCTGCCGGCGCCGCCGGTGTACGCCAAGGTCAACCCGGCCGACGCGCCGGTACTCACCCTGGCCATTACCTCGGACACGGTGCCGCTGACCGAAGTGCAGAATCTGGTCAATACGCGTCTGGCGCTGAAAATCAGCCAGGTGTCCGGTGTCGGCCTGGTCACCCTGAGCGGCGGGCAGCGGCCGGCGGTGCGCATCCAGGCCGATACCGGCGCCCTGGCCAGCCACGGCCTTGGACTGGACACCCTGCGCAGCGCCATCGCGGGCGCCAACGCCAACAGCGCCAAGGGCAACTTCGACGGTCCCACGCGTTCTTACGCGATCAACGCCAACGACCAGCTGCTGACCGTGCCCGATTACGAAAAACTGATCGTCGCCTACCGCAACGGCGCTCCGGTGCGCCTGTCGGAGGTGGCCAAGGTGGTCGACAGCGCCGAAAACGTCAAGCTGGGCGCCTGGGCCAACATGAAGCCGGCCATCATCCTCAACGTGCAGCGCCAGCCCGGCGCCAACGTCATCGCCACGGTGGACGCCATCAAGGCGCGCCTGCCCGAGCTGCAAGCGGGCCTGCCCGGCGCGCTGCGGCTCGACGTGCTGTCGGACCGTACCACCGGCATCCGCGCATCGGTCACCCATGTGGAACTCGAACTGCTGCTGGCCGTGGCGCTGGTGGTGCTGGTGATTTTTGCGTTCCTGCACAGCGTGCGCGCCACGGTGATTGCCAGCCTGGCCGTGCCGATCTCGCTGATCGGCACCTGCGGCGCCATGTACCTGCTCGGCTACAGCCTGAATAACCTGTCCCTCATGGCGCTGACGATTGCCACCGGCTTCGTGGTCGACGACGCAATCGTCATGATCGAAAACATCGCGCGCTACATCGAGGAAGGCGAAACGCCGATGGCGGCCGCCGTCAAGGGCGCGGCGCAGATCGGCTTTACCATCATTTCGCTGACGGTGTCGCTGATTGCCGTGCTCATTCCGCTGCTGTTCATGGGCGACGTGGTGGGGCGCCTGTTCCGCGAGTTCGCCATCACCCTGGCGATCACCATCCTGATTTCGGCCGTGGTGTCGCTGACCCTGGTGCCGATGATGTCGGCGCGCTGGCTGCGCAGCCATGAAGAGGAGAAGCCGGGACGCGTGGCGCAACGCACCCAGCTTTTTTTCGAGCGCGTGATCGTCCGCTACGACCACGCCTTGACGTGGGTGCTGGCGCGCCAGGGCCTGACCTTGCTGGTCGCGCTGGCCACCCTGGCGCTCACAGCCATGCTGTATGTGATGATTCCCAAGGGCCTGTTCCCGACCCAGGATACCGGCCAGCTCCAGGCGAGGGTGGAAATGCGCCAGTCGATTTCCTACGACCGCATGGCCGAACTGCAGCAGGCGGCGGGCAAGGCGATCCTGGCCGATCCCGACGTGGAGTCGCTCAGTTCCAACGTCGGCGTCGACGCGGCCAACAACACCATGCTGCACACCGGGCGCATGCTGATCAACCTGAAACACGACAAGGCTTCCAGCCAGGCCGAGATCATGGAGCGCCTGCGCCGCCGCGTGGCCGAGGTGGCAGGCATTACCCTGTACCTGCAACCGACCCAGGACCTGACCATCGACGCCGAAAGCGGCCCGACCTTGTACCGCGTCTCGCTCGAAGGGGCCGACAGCGCCACCGTCGGCCAGTGGGCGGCCGCCCTGGTCAAGCACCTGCAGCAAAACAGGCAGGTAACGAATGTGGTGACCGACGCCGGCGCCACCGGTGTCTCGGCGTTTGTGAGCATCGACCGCGATACCGCCTCGCGCCTGTCGGTCACGGCCGCCGCGATCGACGACGCCCTGTACAGCGCCTACGGCCAGCGTATCGTCTCGACCATCTTCACGGAGACCAACCAGTACCGCGTGATCCTGGAAGCGCAGCGCGACGCGCAAATGTCGATCGCCGCGCTGGGCCAGTTGCCGATCAAGACAGTCTCCGGCAAGACCACGCCGCTGTCGGCGGTGGCCAACATCACCGAGCAGCCGGCGCCGCTGCAAATCACCCACGTGGCGCAATACCCGGCCACCACCATTGGCTTCGACACCGCGCCGGGTGTCTCCCTGGGCCAGTCGGTCGAGGCGATCCGCACCGCCGCCCTGGAGATCAAGTTGCCGGCGTCGGTCAGCATGACCTTCCTCGGTGCGGCGGGCGCCTACCAGGCATCGCTGTCGAACCAGCTGTGGCTCATCCTGGCGGCGGTGGTATGCGTCTACATTGTGCTCGGGGTGCTGTACGAAAGCTATATCCATCCGCTGACGATCCTGTCCACCCTGCCGTCGGCCGGCGTGGGTGCGCTGCTGGCGCTGATGATCAGCGGCCAGGATCTGGGCGTGATCGGCATTATCGGCATCATCCTCCTGATCGGCATCGTCAAGAAGAACGCGATCATGATGATCGACTTCGCCATCGAGGCGGAACGGGAGCAGGGCATGGCCCCGCGCGAGGCGATCCGTCAAGCCGCACTGCTGCGCTTTCGCCCGATTCTAATGACCACCCTGGCCGCGCTGTTCGCGGCGGTGCCGCTCATGCTCGGCTGGGGCGAGGGCGCCGAATTGCGCCGCCCGCTGGGCCTGGCCATCTTCGGTGGCCTGATCGTCAGCCAGATGCTCACGCTGTTTACGACGCCGGTGATTTACCTCGGCTTCGACAGCCTGGCGCGGCGCTGGCCGCGCAAGGACGCCAGCGCCGTCAATGCGGGCGGGGTTGCCAAGTGA
- a CDS encoding efflux RND transporter periplasmic adaptor subunit yields MSPSPSQPRRSRRAKFIGSAIAVLAMAGLGGLAWYLTHQSPAGGPGGAPGAASGPGGPGGGGGGGGGGRGGRGGGMATTVGVATAERTDIPVILDALGTVTAAATATVRPQVSGILQKIHFSEGQLVKAGQVMATIDPRPFEMALMQASGTRQRNEAQLDSARVTLERYRTLLAQDSIARQEVDTQAALVKQMQGTAMTDRAAEGVARLNLSYTQVKAPITGRVGLRVIDMGNLVGSGDTNGIAVITQLSPIDVEFAVPQDRVPDLQGRIRDGASLAATAFDRTRTSALAKGEFKALDNQVDVQTGTVRAKARFANDDQALFPSQFVNLRLELRTIKDAVVVPVTALRHGGTGDFVYVLNPAGRTVAVRPVTRGQATVDKVEVKTGLKAGEQVITEGADRLKDGARVTLPTDKPAAGAGGGRRRQRDGAPK; encoded by the coding sequence ATGAGCCCATCACCTTCCCAGCCACGGCGCAGCCGTCGCGCCAAGTTCATCGGTAGCGCGATCGCCGTGCTCGCCATGGCCGGACTGGGCGGCCTGGCCTGGTACCTGACCCACCAGAGCCCCGCCGGCGGTCCTGGCGGCGCGCCGGGCGCGGCGTCCGGCCCCGGTGGTCCCGGTGGTGGTGGTGGCGGCGGTGGCGGCGGCCGTGGTGGACGCGGCGGCGGCATGGCGACCACGGTCGGCGTGGCCACCGCCGAGCGCACCGATATCCCGGTGATTCTCGACGCCCTCGGCACCGTCACCGCAGCCGCCACGGCCACGGTGCGCCCGCAGGTATCCGGCATCCTGCAAAAAATCCACTTCAGCGAAGGGCAGCTGGTCAAGGCCGGGCAGGTGATGGCCACCATCGATCCGCGCCCGTTCGAGATGGCGCTGATGCAGGCGTCCGGCACGCGCCAACGCAACGAAGCGCAGCTCGATAGCGCCAGGGTCACGCTGGAGCGCTACCGCACCCTGCTCGCGCAGGACTCGATCGCGCGCCAGGAAGTCGATACCCAGGCTGCCTTGGTCAAGCAGATGCAAGGCACCGCCATGACCGACCGCGCGGCCGAAGGCGTGGCGCGCCTGAACCTGAGCTACACCCAGGTCAAGGCGCCGATCACGGGCCGGGTCGGCCTGCGCGTGATCGACATGGGCAACCTGGTCGGCAGCGGCGACACCAACGGCATCGCCGTCATCACCCAGCTCTCGCCCATCGATGTCGAATTCGCGGTGCCGCAAGACCGCGTGCCGGACCTGCAAGGGCGTATCCGCGACGGCGCCAGCCTGGCCGCCACCGCGTTCGACCGCACCCGCACCAGCGCGCTCGCCAAGGGCGAATTCAAGGCACTCGACAACCAGGTCGACGTGCAGACCGGCACCGTGCGCGCCAAGGCGCGCTTCGCCAACGACGACCAGGCGCTATTCCCCAGCCAGTTCGTCAACCTGCGCCTGGAGCTGCGCACCATCAAGGATGCGGTGGTGGTGCCGGTGACCGCGCTGCGCCACGGCGGTACGGGCGACTTTGTCTATGTGCTCAATCCGGCCGGGCGCACGGTCGCGGTGCGCCCCGTCACGCGTGGCCAAGCCACGGTCGACAAGGTGGAAGTGAAAACCGGCCTGAAAGCCGGCGAGCAGGTGATCACCGAAGGCGCGGATCGCCTCAAGGATGGCGCCAGGGTGACCCTGCCGACCGACAAGCCGGCTGCCGGCGCCGGTGGCGGGCGTCGCCGCCAGCGCGACGGAGCGCCGAAATGA
- the sppA gene encoding signal peptide peptidase SppA produces MSFKPLSSFRRGFGVFWRAVDSTRRGVLNVLFLVIVVVLLMAIFGGGIKPIAKKTALVVEIKGSLVEQHSGNVREALMANVGAGEVRKSVQLRDVLTVLDNAAKDPQISSVLLLLDQMDGAGLAMLNEVGLAIERVKASGKPVIAWGSSFDQRQYSLASHASQVYLHPMGAVMIEGFGRYRNYYRDALDKVGVTVNLMKVGTYKSFAEPYIGNGPSPAAAEADAFLYNALWAGYTADVEKNRKLPAGWIAQRIANLPALMEEAGGDTGKLSLTSKLVDGLKTRDEIRAMMIARGAPDDDGKSFRQVAFDEYLMRMRPALMGDGVGVIVAAGEISDGNAPAGAIGGLSTANLIRKAREDKQIKAVVLRVDSPGGSAFGSELIRRELELTRAAGKPVVVSMGSVAASGGYWISMASDEVFADRATITGSIGVFAILPTAEKVVDKLGIHSAGVTTTWLADAYNPMRPLDPRFAQLIQSSVNHIYSDFTTKAAAARKTTQPKIDEVGQGRVWTGVQAKERGLVDTIGSYTDALKSAARRAKLADGYRVAYIERDIPPFERVLTMFGASAAQAVNIEVKLGLMPTGLPSSAVAEVSKELGWLSDMTQARKPFSAITHCMCTAP; encoded by the coding sequence ATGTCATTCAAACCCTTGTCTTCCTTTCGCCGCGGTTTCGGCGTGTTCTGGAGAGCGGTCGACAGCACGCGCCGGGGCGTGCTCAACGTGCTGTTCCTGGTCATCGTCGTGGTTCTGCTGATGGCCATTTTCGGCGGCGGCATCAAGCCGATCGCAAAAAAAACCGCGCTCGTGGTCGAAATCAAAGGCAGTCTGGTCGAGCAGCACAGCGGCAACGTGCGCGAGGCGCTCATGGCCAACGTCGGCGCCGGCGAAGTACGCAAGTCGGTGCAGCTGCGCGACGTGCTCACCGTGCTCGATAACGCGGCCAAGGACCCGCAGATCAGCAGCGTGCTGCTGCTGCTCGACCAGATGGATGGCGCCGGCCTGGCCATGCTCAATGAAGTCGGACTGGCCATCGAGAGAGTCAAGGCGTCGGGCAAACCCGTCATCGCCTGGGGCAGCTCCTTCGACCAGCGCCAGTACAGCCTCGCCTCGCACGCCAGCCAGGTCTATCTGCATCCGATGGGCGCGGTCATGATCGAAGGCTTCGGCCGTTACCGCAACTACTACCGCGACGCGCTCGACAAGGTCGGCGTCACCGTCAACCTGATGAAGGTCGGTACCTACAAGAGCTTCGCCGAGCCGTACATCGGCAACGGCCCGTCGCCGGCGGCCGCCGAAGCCGACGCCTTCCTCTACAACGCCCTGTGGGCCGGCTACACCGCCGACGTCGAGAAGAACCGCAAACTGCCGGCCGGCTGGATTGCGCAGCGCATCGCGAACCTGCCTGCCCTGATGGAAGAAGCGGGCGGCGACACCGGCAAGCTGTCCCTGACCAGCAAGCTGGTCGACGGCCTGAAAACGCGCGACGAAATTCGCGCCATGATGATCGCGCGCGGCGCCCCGGACGACGATGGCAAGAGTTTTCGCCAGGTCGCGTTCGACGAGTACCTGATGCGCATGCGTCCGGCCCTGATGGGCGACGGCGTCGGCGTGATCGTGGCGGCCGGTGAAATCAGCGACGGCAACGCGCCGGCGGGCGCCATCGGCGGCCTGTCCACCGCGAACCTGATCCGCAAGGCGCGCGAGGACAAGCAGATCAAGGCGGTCGTGCTGCGCGTCGATTCGCCAGGCGGCAGCGCCTTCGGTTCGGAACTGATTCGGCGCGAGCTGGAACTGACCCGCGCCGCCGGCAAGCCGGTGGTGGTGTCGATGGGCAGCGTGGCGGCATCGGGCGGCTACTGGATTTCGATGGCGTCCGACGAAGTGTTCGCCGACCGCGCCACCATCACCGGTTCGATCGGCGTGTTCGCGATCCTGCCGACGGCCGAAAAAGTGGTCGATAAACTGGGCATCCACAGCGCCGGTGTGACCACTACCTGGCTGGCCGACGCCTACAATCCAATGCGTCCGCTCGACCCGCGCTTCGCCCAGCTGATCCAGAGCAGCGTGAACCACATCTACAGCGACTTCACCACCAAGGCCGCCGCGGCGCGCAAGACCACCCAGCCCAAGATCGACGAAGTGGGGCAGGGCCGCGTATGGACCGGCGTGCAGGCCAAGGAACGCGGCCTGGTCGACACCATCGGCAGCTACACCGACGCGCTCAAATCGGCCGCCAGGCGCGCCAAGCTGGCCGACGGTTACCGCGTGGCGTATATCGAGCGCGATATCCCGCCGTTCGAACGCGTGCTGACCATGTTCGGCGCGAGCGCCGCGCAAGCGGTCAACATCGAGGTCAAACTGGGCCTGATGCCGACCGGCCTGCCGTCGAGCGCCGTGGCTGAAGTGAGCAAGGAACTGGGCTGGCTGTCCGACATGACCCAAGCCCGCAAGCCGTTCTCGGCAATCACGCACTGCATGTGCACGGCGCCCTGA
- a CDS encoding sodium:solute symporter produces MSPALLLCILIAYFALLLGVAWATSRNATNDSFYIGDKSSNWKLVAFGMVGTTLSGVTFISVPGAVGRDGFGYMQILIGYVIGYIAVAFILLPLYYRLKLTSIYDYLNQRLGRRAYQSGASFFILSRLLGATARLYLVVNILQAIILDSLSVPFWLTTLVILAMILMYTYQGGVKTIVWTDTLQTGCMLAGLLACIAILLGQMDLSVGQSLAQMQERGLARVFTTSFDSPNFYLKQIVAGAFIVLTMTGMDQEMMQKTISVKTLGDSQKNLLSLTAILVVVLSLFMFLGGLLHLYAPLAGVAASGDKLFPAIVMGHLPVALQIVFLIALISALFPSADGAITALTSTVCIDLLGLTRRQDLTERDKVRWRQRIHLGFALLFLVLVMAFKWVDSPSMIGVILKVASYTYGPLLGLFAFGILTRRVLRDRWVPLAAVGGPLMCAFLEYNQTLLLGSYRLGLELLMINGILVFAGLWAISAPGAPRIFGRDPAISLTVDV; encoded by the coding sequence ATGTCCCCGGCTTTACTTCTTTGCATCCTCATCGCCTACTTCGCCCTGCTGCTCGGCGTAGCCTGGGCCACCTCGCGCAACGCCACCAACGACAGCTTCTACATCGGTGATAAAAGCAGCAACTGGAAGCTGGTCGCCTTTGGCATGGTCGGCACCACCCTGTCCGGCGTGACCTTCATCAGCGTGCCCGGCGCGGTGGGACGCGACGGCTTCGGCTACATGCAGATCCTGATCGGCTACGTGATCGGCTACATCGCGGTCGCGTTCATCCTGCTGCCGCTGTACTACCGCCTGAAACTGACCTCGATCTACGATTACCTGAACCAGCGCCTCGGCCGGCGCGCCTACCAGAGCGGCGCTTCCTTCTTCATCCTTTCGCGCCTGTTGGGCGCCACCGCGCGCCTGTACCTGGTGGTGAATATTTTGCAGGCCATCATCCTCGACAGCCTTAGTGTGCCGTTCTGGCTCACCACCCTGGTGATCCTGGCCATGATCCTGATGTACACCTACCAGGGCGGCGTGAAGACCATCGTCTGGACCGATACCCTGCAAACGGGCTGCATGCTGGCCGGGCTGCTCGCCTGCATCGCCATCCTGCTCGGCCAGATGGACCTGTCGGTCGGCCAGAGCCTGGCCCAGATGCAGGAGCGCGGCCTGGCGCGGGTGTTCACCACCTCGTTCGACAGCCCCAATTTCTACCTCAAGCAAATCGTGGCCGGCGCCTTCATCGTCCTCACCATGACCGGCATGGACCAAGAGATGATGCAAAAGACGATCTCCGTCAAGACCCTGGGCGACTCCCAAAAGAACCTGCTCAGCCTCACCGCGATCCTGGTCGTGGTGCTGTCGCTGTTCATGTTCCTGGGCGGCCTGCTGCACCTGTACGCGCCGCTGGCAGGCGTGGCCGCCAGCGGCGACAAGCTGTTCCCCGCCATCGTCATGGGGCACTTGCCGGTGGCGCTGCAGATCGTCTTCCTGATCGCGCTGATCTCGGCCCTGTTCCCCAGCGCCGACGGCGCCATCACCGCGCTCACCTCCACGGTCTGCATCGACCTGCTTGGCCTGACCCGCCGCCAAGACCTGACGGAGCGGGACAAGGTACGCTGGCGCCAGCGAATCCACCTCGGTTTTGCGCTGCTGTTCCTGGTGCTGGTGATGGCCTTCAAATGGGTCGACAGTCCCAGCATGATCGGCGTGATCCTGAAAGTGGCCAGCTACACCTACGGCCCGCTGCTTGGCCTGTTCGCCTTCGGCATCCTGACCCGGCGCGTGCTCAGGGACCGCTGGGTGCCGCTGGCGGCCGTCGGCGGCCCGCTCATGTGCGCTTTCCTTGAATATAATCAAACATTGCTGTTGGGAAGTTATCGCCTCGGGCTTGAGTTGCTCATGATTAATGGCATATTGGTGTTTGCCGGCTTGTGGGCAATTTCCGCCCCTGGCGCGCCCCGCATTTTCGGACGGGACCCGGCGATTTCGCTTACAGTAGACGTTTAG
- a CDS encoding metallophosphoesterase family protein: MLRIGVISDTHGLLRPEALAFLAGSDFIVHGGDIGNAAILAELAAIAPLTVVRGNNDKGDWAAAVPHSAMLAVGAVRLYALHDIADLDAAALPADVRVVVYGHSHRPLAEQRGPLLYLNPGSAGPRRFSLPVSAAELLVDGAQVRANIVELIPRS, from the coding sequence TTGCTGCGCATCGGCGTCATTTCGGACACGCATGGCCTGCTGCGCCCCGAGGCCCTGGCTTTTCTCGCCGGTAGCGACTTTATCGTCCATGGCGGCGACATCGGCAACGCCGCCATCCTGGCAGAACTGGCCGCGATCGCGCCCCTGACGGTCGTGCGCGGCAATAACGACAAGGGCGATTGGGCTGCCGCCGTGCCGCACAGCGCCATGCTTGCCGTGGGCGCGGTGCGCCTGTACGCGCTGCACGACATCGCCGATCTCGATGCGGCCGCGCTGCCCGCTGATGTCAGGGTAGTGGTGTACGGGCACTCGCACCGGCCGCTGGCCGAGCAGCGCGGCCCGCTGCTGTACCTGAACCCCGGCAGCGCCGGCCCGCGCCGATTCAGCCTGCCCGTCAGCGCGGCCGAACTGCTGGTCGATGGCGCTCAGGTGCGGGCCAACATCGTCGAGCTGATTCCCCGCAGTTGA
- a CDS encoding NYN domain-containing protein, producing the protein MASSSDNISMAVFCDFENVALGVRDANYEKFDIKPVLERLLLKGSIVVKKAYCDWERYKGFKATMHEANFELIEIPHVRQSGKNSADIRLVVDALDLCYTKSHVNTFVIISGDSDFSPLVSKLRENAKQVIGVGVKQSTSDLLVANCDEFIFYDDLVREVKRAAAKRDERKVQPQPKRSPDEGNRRKEELEARKAQAIDLVVEMFDALVSERGDSGKIWASLLKDTLKRRRPDFNETYYGFRTFGNLLEEAQNRGMLEFGRDEKSGAYVYRSSNAANNNHAHAVELQAPAVQDAPEAAEVSEEAAAKPESSRRGRGRGGRNRNDTVEAAAPEVLEAEEDVAQALDAEPVASVPAWYDPQPETPDAAPVVPESSRRRGRGGRNRNEPVAEASVAEAAEPVAAAPAWYDPVPQIEEEEQPSEAEVTLAPPVQEKRRPARKPAAKKAAKQADVAPEPEPEPEPEPVALELPAGEEASAKPARKAIPRSRRPAKPKAPAKSK; encoded by the coding sequence ATGGCTTCATCCTCAGACAATATCAGCATGGCGGTGTTTTGCGACTTCGAGAACGTCGCACTCGGCGTGCGCGACGCGAACTACGAAAAATTCGATATCAAGCCGGTCCTCGAACGGCTTCTGCTCAAGGGCAGCATCGTGGTCAAGAAGGCGTACTGCGACTGGGAGCGCTACAAGGGCTTCAAGGCCACCATGCATGAAGCGAACTTCGAGCTGATCGAGATTCCCCATGTGCGCCAGTCCGGCAAGAACTCGGCCGACATCCGCCTGGTGGTCGATGCGCTCGACCTGTGCTACACCAAATCGCACGTCAACACCTTCGTCATCATCAGCGGCGACTCCGATTTTTCGCCGCTCGTTTCCAAGCTGCGCGAAAACGCCAAGCAGGTGATCGGCGTGGGCGTGAAGCAGTCCACCTCGGACCTGCTGGTGGCGAACTGCGACGAATTCATTTTCTACGATGACCTGGTGCGCGAAGTCAAGCGCGCGGCCGCCAAGCGCGACGAGCGCAAGGTGCAGCCGCAGCCGAAGCGCTCGCCCGATGAAGGCAACCGCCGCAAGGAAGAACTCGAAGCGCGCAAGGCGCAGGCGATCGACCTGGTGGTCGAAATGTTCGATGCGCTGGTGTCCGAGCGCGGCGACAGCGGCAAGATCTGGGCGTCGCTGTTGAAAGACACGCTCAAGCGCCGCCGTCCCGATTTCAACGAAACCTACTACGGCTTCCGTACCTTCGGCAACCTGCTGGAAGAAGCGCAGAACCGTGGCATGCTCGAATTCGGCCGTGACGAAAAATCCGGCGCCTACGTTTACCGCAGCAGCAATGCCGCCAACAACAACCATGCGCACGCGGTGGAGCTGCAAGCGCCGGCCGTGCAGGACGCGCCCGAGGCAGCCGAGGTAAGCGAAGAAGCGGCGGCCAAGCCGGAATCGTCGCGTCGCGGCCGCGGTCGCGGTGGACGCAACCGCAACGACACGGTCGAAGCGGCCGCGCCGGAGGTGCTGGAGGCGGAGGAAGACGTCGCGCAAGCGCTGGACGCCGAGCCGGTAGCGAGCGTGCCGGCTTGGTACGACCCGCAGCCGGAAACGCCGGATGCGGCGCCGGTGGTTCCCGAGTCGTCGCGCCGTCGTGGCCGCGGAGGCCGCAACCGCAACGAGCCGGTGGCCGAGGCCAGCGTCGCCGAAGCGGCGGAGCCGGTTGCAGCCGCTCCGGCCTGGTACGACCCGGTCCCGCAGATCGAGGAAGAGGAGCAGCCGTCCGAAGCGGAAGTGACCTTGGCGCCGCCAGTTCAGGAAAAACGCCGCCCCGCGCGCAAGCCTGCGGCGAAAAAGGCGGCCAAGCAGGCCGACGTGGCGCCAGAGCCGGAACCGGAACCGGAACCCGAACCGGTGGCGCTTGAGCTGCCGGCCGGCGAGGAAGCCTCCGCCAAGCCAGCCCGCAAGGCGATCCCGCGCAGCCGCCGTCCGGCCAAGCCGAAGGCGCCGGCGAAGAGCAAGTAA
- a CDS encoding cysteine dioxygenase, protein MNNPARLRDFVHAFTSLADAAAHDETRMLEQGRVLLADLVTHDDWLPSAFAQPHPDRYQQYLLHCDPLERFSVVSFVWGPGQATPVHDHTVWGMVGVLRGAERCEEFAPASGAGPLAALGEHHLAAGAIDIVSPRVGDIHRVSNASPGAVSVSIHVYGADIGRVERHVYDPSTGAAIRFVSGYSARATPDSWQ, encoded by the coding sequence ATGAACAATCCCGCCCGCCTGCGCGACTTCGTGCACGCCTTTACCAGCCTTGCCGATGCGGCGGCGCACGACGAAACCCGCATGCTTGAGCAGGGCAGGGTGCTGCTCGCCGATCTGGTCACGCATGACGATTGGCTGCCGTCCGCCTTCGCCCAGCCTCACCCCGACCGCTATCAGCAATACCTGCTTCATTGCGACCCGCTCGAACGCTTCTCGGTGGTCAGTTTCGTGTGGGGCCCCGGCCAGGCCACGCCGGTGCACGACCACACCGTCTGGGGCATGGTCGGCGTGCTGCGCGGCGCCGAACGGTGCGAGGAGTTCGCGCCTGCCTCGGGGGCCGGCCCGCTGGCGGCCCTCGGCGAGCACCATCTGGCGGCGGGCGCCATCGACATCGTGTCGCCGCGCGTGGGCGATATCCACCGCGTATCGAATGCCAGCCCGGGGGCGGTCTCGGTCAGCATCCATGTGTACGGCGCCGACATCGGCCGCGTGGAGCGCCATGTGTACGACCCGTCCACCGGCGCGGCCATCCGCTTCGTCTCCGGCTACAGCGCGCGCGCCACACCCGACAGCTGGCAGTAA